One part of the Candidatus Kouleothrix ribensis genome encodes these proteins:
- a CDS encoding winged helix-turn-helix domain-containing protein: MSPLGLLARQKKAYAQYGVDGFTLKYQGMQPYLSPEERQSVLDWLQDQQEWSVALLQTHIETTYGIVFQSQQSYYQLLDEAKITYKKAQHTNPRHDAALVAAKKRNP, from the coding sequence ATGTCACCCCTGGGTTTATTAGCCAGGCAAAAGAAAGCCTATGCGCAGTATGGAGTAGATGGATTTACCTTGAAGTATCAAGGGATGCAACCCTATCTGTCGCCTGAAGAACGACAATCCGTGCTTGATTGGTTGCAAGATCAACAAGAATGGTCTGTCGCACTCCTCCAAACGCACATCGAAACAACCTATGGCATCGTGTTTCAATCGCAGCAAAGCTATTACCAACTGCTCGATGAGGCAAAAATAACGTATAAAAAAGCCCAGCACACGAATCCTCGGCATGATGCTGCGCTGGTTGCCGCAAAAAAAAGAAATCCTTGA
- a CDS encoding transposase gives MRMGPGGGGGGSCVLWNDACGYVWGPRGERISIPMTNFRERQTYYGAIELCTADICAIPTDTANGDWTMIFVEYVREQFPGKRIVLIWDGASYHRGTEMQEYLEGVNYKLPKDEWSVHCILFAPNAPEQNPMEDVWLKAKQYVRKHWRECINFQAVLNLFEEALNTLSFKFEKLRMYMPSLQLI, from the coding sequence TTGCGGATGGGGCCTGGGGGGGGGGGTGGGGGATCGTGTGTCCTCTGGAACGATGCGTGTGGCTATGTTTGGGGGCCACGGGGCGAACGAATCAGCATTCCAATGACGAATTTTCGCGAGCGACAAACCTACTACGGGGCCATTGAATTGTGTACAGCAGACATATGCGCAATTCCAACGGATACGGCAAATGGTGATTGGACGATGATTTTTGTCGAGTATGTGCGGGAACAATTCCCAGGGAAACGGATCGTCCTCATTTGGGATGGTGCATCCTATCATCGCGGTACAGAAATGCAAGAATACCTCGAAGGTGTCAATTACAAGCTGCCAAAAGACGAATGGAGCGTCCACTGCATCCTTTTCGCACCGAATGCGCCAGAGCAAAACCCAATGGAAGATGTTTGGTTAAAAGCCAAGCAATATGTACGAAAACACTGGCGGGAATGCATCAATTTTCAGGCAGTTCTCAACTTATTTGAGGAAGCATTGAATACGCTCTCGTTCAAATTCGAAAAGCTCCGTATGTATATGCCAAGTTTACAACTCATTTAG
- a CDS encoding toll/interleukin-1 receptor domain-containing protein: MARIFISYVSADRVFALQLATSIKQLGHVVWMDVTEIGVGDSLVRGISAGLRQADYLVVVLSPHAVQSAWVSHEWEVKSTEEIVQRRTMVLPVLIADCTLPTLFQHKRFADFRQGYEVGFAQLAITLHHHSQVHQASPRTAGPANTQRTPACSPHDTTALAWYTRGMVNLPSKFSEINVELGIPYIGKISGIWKPDADEQFAAWELYVELVTRVPVAELQDQEGSLREALTSLYTIFTMTRDILHKYGPAIARPKEGGAVSFGFLAISILNHAIRPILAYWHPVLLAYEHAHAPGISILEHERQWERAGELRHALQQTRSVLVNYAELLAQVAGVPPMHL; the protein is encoded by the coding sequence ATGGCGCGCATCTTCATATCCTATGTCTCAGCAGATAGGGTCTTTGCCTTGCAATTGGCCACGAGTATCAAACAGCTTGGTCACGTCGTTTGGATGGACGTGACCGAAATTGGCGTGGGTGATTCGTTGGTGCGGGGGATTAGTGCGGGGCTCAGGCAAGCGGACTATCTCGTTGTGGTGCTTTCACCTCACGCGGTACAGTCAGCCTGGGTAAGCCATGAGTGGGAGGTGAAATCAACCGAGGAAATCGTGCAGCGCCGCACGATGGTACTGCCGGTGCTAATCGCAGATTGCACGCTCCCGACACTTTTTCAGCACAAACGCTTTGCGGATTTCCGCCAAGGCTACGAGGTCGGTTTTGCTCAACTGGCGATCACGCTGCACCACCACAGCCAAGTACACCAGGCATCGCCGCGCACTGCTGGGCCAGCCAATACCCAACGGACACCAGCGTGTTCACCCCACGACACCACGGCACTGGCTTGGTATACTAGGGGTATGGTGAACCTTCCCTCGAAGTTCTCAGAAATCAATGTCGAGCTCGGCATTCCGTATATTGGCAAAATTAGTGGTATCTGGAAGCCAGACGCGGATGAGCAGTTTGCCGCTTGGGAGCTGTATGTTGAATTAGTGACTCGCGTTCCGGTCGCAGAGCTTCAAGATCAAGAAGGCTCCTTACGCGAAGCGCTCACCTCACTCTATACTATTTTTACCATGACCCGCGACATCCTGCACAAATATGGTCCAGCAATCGCTCGTCCAAAGGAGGGTGGTGCAGTTTCGTTTGGGTTTTTGGCTATTTCAATCCTCAATCACGCTATTCGCCCAATTCTGGCCTATTGGCACCCCGTTTTGCTTGCATACGAACATGCGCATGCTCCGGGCATTTCAATACTTGAGCACGAACGGCAGTGGGAACGGGCTGGCGAGTTACGTCATGCCCTCCAGCAAACTCGCTCTGTCTTGGTCAATTATGCTGAACTCCTTGCGCAAGTAGCCGGAGTACCGCCAATGCACCTCTGA
- a CDS encoding helix-turn-helix transcriptional regulator, whose protein sequence is MPKSVFSPTYEQFRARLIQARTDAGLTQMEVATLLKRPQSFVSKYENGERRLDVIEFLEIAQVLQIDVAAVVHDLQQYLPKRT, encoded by the coding sequence ATGCCAAAGTCTGTGTTCAGCCCGACCTACGAGCAATTTCGCGCCCGCCTTATCCAGGCGCGCACCGATGCGGGTTTGACCCAGATGGAGGTCGCTACACTCCTCAAGCGCCCGCAGTCCTTTGTTTCCAAGTATGAAAATGGCGAACGAAGGCTGGATGTGATTGAGTTCCTTGAAATCGCACAGGTGCTCCAGATCGATGTTGCGGCGGTCGTTCATGACCTCCAGCAGTATCTTCCCAAACGAACCTAA
- a CDS encoding transposase family protein → MICRFDNLRRYPTVFLKMTGLRLNEFADLLNDMLPRFAKAEQTRLQRPTRRRAPGGGRHADLAPRDQVLLAVLWLRQYPTNEVLGFLFGVSDSTASRIVNRLVPLLEASGNDTMRMPDPGRKRRKELDALLKDTPALAVIIDTFEQKVQRCKDRTQADAHYSGKKKQHTLKPQVAVDERDGTICDVSESALGPTADLTVLKQSKLLERLPKGVGAIGDLAYIGIAEEHPDKLGATPRRKPRGKERPEEDVCFNRAFSKRRIKVEHTIGRMRRYQSLNQTDRHHRKNHTARTRAVAGLVNRQIRSRLPC, encoded by the coding sequence ATGATTTGCCGCTTCGACAATCTGCGCCGCTATCCGACCGTGTTCCTGAAAATGACCGGTCTGCGCCTGAACGAGTTCGCCGATCTGCTCAATGATATGCTGCCGCGTTTCGCCAAGGCTGAACAGACCCGCTTGCAGCGGCCGACCCGTCGCCGCGCCCCAGGTGGCGGTCGCCACGCCGACCTCGCACCGCGCGACCAGGTTCTGCTTGCCGTGCTCTGGCTCCGTCAGTATCCGACCAATGAAGTGCTTGGCTTCCTGTTTGGCGTCAGCGACAGCACTGCTTCGCGGATCGTCAACCGGCTTGTCCCACTCTTAGAAGCCTCAGGCAACGATACCATGCGAATGCCAGACCCTGGCCGGAAACGTCGCAAAGAATTGGACGCCCTGCTCAAAGACACGCCGGCATTGGCGGTGATCATCGACACGTTCGAGCAGAAGGTGCAGCGCTGCAAAGACCGAACGCAAGCCGATGCGCACTACAGCGGTAAGAAAAAGCAGCATACCCTCAAGCCACAAGTGGCGGTTGATGAGCGCGATGGCACGATCTGCGATGTGAGCGAGAGTGCGCTTGGACCGACTGCCGATTTGACCGTGCTGAAGCAATCGAAGCTTTTGGAACGCTTGCCCAAAGGCGTAGGAGCAATTGGCGACCTGGCATATATCGGCATCGCCGAGGAACATCCAGACAAGCTTGGCGCCACGCCACGACGCAAACCGCGGGGCAAAGAGCGACCGGAAGAAGACGTCTGTTTCAACCGGGCCTTCTCGAAACGACGGATCAAGGTTGAACACACGATTGGTCGGATGCGTCGGTATCAAAGTTTGAATCAAACAGATCGCCATCATCGTAAGAACCACACCGCGCGGACACGAGCCGTGGCGGGGCTGGTCAATCGGCAGATACGGAGTCGGCTGCCCTGCTAA
- a CDS encoding carboxypeptidase regulatory-like domain-containing protein, producing MRVRNTSNKMVYALLLVILLIASIGSTQAEAADLPSYIKSIQTNGVPYRMALNPNTNRLYVTTATNVTVIDSVTENVIAEITLPRYESANGVAVNRVTNRFYVSTSNYVEVYDGSTNAWIKTIISQGDDADAIAVNSLTNKIFVAHPAIYNGYVDVIDGGTDTKVARITTGVGAYSLVVDESSDLVYAANTYNSNISVIAGSNNTVISTINVNPGMERIALDSTGNRILVTYPESRSIGVYDASSGNQLPSIAVQSQPKSVLYNPATKHLIVASFEGYSVPAIISYINDGTETSIYSPYNSYYHDILVNQSNNRVYIANGRTGTVEVIQDTASVPAPTKYAIKGHVSNAQGNPLANVTISAGLNITTSTDNFGNYSLPVFPGNYTLIALLSNYNFLPKQRDVSITNGEIQGQDFTGSVVQTLDYIALGDSVAAGHGLTDNAKSDPDFPCRRSPNYSYPGQLTGIMTARGWSITNFVQLACSGATSKKPDWNWLKQQGDYHPDKWFTNQVDEALKFLKGSSHKNGRPVLVTVTLGADDFPWTSPLAICGLLNQQTDGKFKKNTDGIISQLVKNLNPQVKRLLSGSKDVSIVFTGYYNPFNKRSVIFQAIRFPTDPLAVACIADGTRRSDDQMYQRTEYIVNQINLALAADVVAANSRLGQIGYGRLTFAGDIKNNFIGHEAAGKQQASDIKGECGYTFLPVTDSTQPTSYTWVQYPSDNDSYSMPSQAKALAPYSTVTDPNKWRGDCFHPNRTGSYQIALSVDKAALRVNR from the coding sequence ATGCGGGTGAGAAATACTAGTAATAAGATGGTTTACGCCCTTCTTCTCGTTATTCTTCTTATCGCATCCATTGGCTCTACCCAGGCTGAAGCCGCAGACTTGCCAAGTTACATCAAATCAATACAAACGAATGGTGTGCCTTATAGGATGGCACTGAACCCAAACACGAATCGTTTATACGTTACAACTGCGACCAATGTGACGGTCATAGATAGTGTTACTGAGAATGTAATTGCCGAAATAACACTTCCTAGATATGAGAGTGCAAACGGTGTCGCAGTCAATAGAGTGACTAATCGGTTTTATGTGTCAACAAGTAATTATGTTGAGGTATATGATGGCAGCACAAACGCTTGGATTAAAACAATAATATCTCAAGGTGATGATGCCGACGCCATAGCGGTTAACTCTCTAACCAATAAGATATTTGTGGCCCATCCTGCCATATATAATGGTTATGTGGATGTTATTGACGGAGGAACTGACACCAAAGTAGCCAGAATAACTACTGGTGTTGGAGCATACTCACTAGTAGTGGACGAGTCGAGTGATCTGGTTTATGCTGCCAATACATATAATTCGAACATATCTGTAATTGCTGGCAGTAACAATACTGTCATCTCGACTATCAATGTAAATCCCGGCATGGAAAGAATCGCTTTGGATTCTACAGGCAATCGTATACTAGTTACGTATCCAGAATCGCGTAGCATTGGAGTGTACGACGCTTCGAGTGGCAATCAGTTACCATCCATTGCTGTGCAGAGTCAACCAAAAAGTGTACTTTACAACCCAGCGACAAAACACTTGATTGTGGCTAGCTTCGAGGGTTATTCAGTTCCTGCTATCATCTCATACATTAACGACGGAACCGAAACTAGTATATATAGCCCGTACAACTCTTATTACCATGACATATTGGTAAATCAGAGCAATAATCGCGTGTATATTGCGAATGGTAGGACTGGCACTGTGGAAGTAATTCAGGATACAGCATCAGTACCTGCTCCAACTAAATATGCAATCAAAGGGCATGTATCGAATGCACAAGGAAACCCACTTGCCAATGTAACAATCTCGGCTGGCCTTAATATCACGACCTCTACAGACAACTTCGGAAACTATAGCTTGCCGGTCTTCCCTGGAAATTATACGCTAATTGCTTTGCTCAGCAACTACAATTTTCTACCAAAGCAGAGAGATGTTTCTATCACAAATGGTGAAATACAAGGACAAGACTTTACAGGAAGCGTTGTCCAAACTCTGGACTATATTGCATTAGGAGATTCCGTAGCTGCCGGTCATGGTTTGACGGATAATGCAAAAAGTGACCCAGATTTTCCTTGCCGCCGCTCGCCAAATTATAGCTACCCAGGCCAGTTGACAGGTATAATGACTGCGCGTGGATGGTCGATTACCAACTTTGTTCAGTTGGCCTGTTCAGGAGCTACTAGTAAAAAACCAGATTGGAATTGGTTAAAACAACAAGGAGATTATCATCCTGACAAGTGGTTCACTAATCAGGTTGATGAAGCTCTCAAATTTCTTAAAGGATCTTCGCATAAAAATGGACGCCCAGTACTAGTCACAGTAACTCTTGGTGCCGATGATTTCCCGTGGACTAGCCCATTAGCAATATGTGGCCTTCTTAATCAACAGACAGATGGCAAGTTCAAGAAGAATACCGATGGCATCATCAGTCAGTTAGTTAAGAACCTTAACCCACAGGTTAAGAGACTACTGAGCGGGAGCAAGGATGTTTCTATAGTTTTTACGGGATACTACAATCCATTTAATAAAAGGAGTGTAATTTTTCAAGCAATTCGTTTTCCGACCGACCCTCTTGCTGTCGCTTGTATTGCCGATGGCACTCGGCGATCTGACGATCAAATGTACCAGCGTACAGAGTATATAGTGAACCAGATAAACCTAGCTTTGGCAGCTGATGTTGTGGCTGCCAACAGTAGATTAGGACAGATTGGATATGGGCGATTAACTTTCGCAGGAGATATTAAAAACAATTTTATAGGGCATGAGGCGGCTGGAAAACAACAAGCATCCGACATCAAAGGGGAGTGTGGATATACTTTCTTGCCGGTAACGGATAGTACTCAACCTACTAGTTATACCTGGGTGCAGTATCCTAGTGATAATGATTCTTATTCAATGCCTAGTCAAGCCAAGGCTCTAGCACCATACAGCACTGTGACTGATCCAAATAAATGGCGGGGCGATTGCTTCCATCCAAATAGGACTGGATCTTACCAAATAGCACTCAGTGTAGATAAAGCTGCATTGCGTGTAAACCGCTAA
- a CDS encoding tyrosine-type recombinase/integrase — translation MDTVQLYSKGPLAESLNAFLRSLEGKNRSELTRKAYHTDMLQFFIWLKENNSYATSPDKITKADVTEFLSACARRGLSGLSRARKLAALREYYRYLVDHELIVKAPTNGIETPKKEHNVRKFLVPHEYNTVLVAAAGNSRDYAIFQVFLQTGLRVSELCALRLDDLELNARPYALLHVRLGKGMRARTMALEKKVALALKNYLAQRPESLSGAVFLNHYGESLGERGVRKIVAKYVRASGITKRISPHSLRHTFATQKAEKGVSTYQLQEWLGHSNLNTTQIYVHLSKQSGGKVMEQTSL, via the coding sequence ATGGACACCGTGCAGCTATACAGTAAAGGGCCATTGGCCGAGAGTTTAAATGCCTTTTTGCGATCACTTGAGGGGAAGAACCGCAGCGAACTAACCCGCAAAGCCTACCATACAGATATGCTTCAATTCTTCATCTGGCTCAAAGAGAACAACAGCTATGCCACGAGCCCAGACAAAATCACCAAAGCAGATGTCACAGAATTTCTATCAGCCTGCGCAAGGCGAGGTCTCTCCGGCCTCTCACGCGCTCGTAAGCTTGCCGCCCTTCGGGAATACTACCGCTATCTCGTTGACCATGAGCTGATTGTCAAAGCGCCGACGAATGGCATTGAGACTCCAAAGAAAGAACACAATGTCCGTAAGTTCCTTGTACCCCATGAGTACAATACCGTGCTCGTGGCCGCCGCCGGCAACAGCCGCGACTATGCTATCTTTCAAGTCTTCTTACAAACTGGCCTGCGCGTCTCCGAGCTATGCGCCTTGCGCCTGGATGACCTTGAACTAAACGCACGCCCATATGCACTGTTGCACGTTCGTCTGGGCAAGGGGATGCGCGCTCGTACGATGGCGCTTGAAAAGAAGGTTGCTCTGGCACTCAAGAACTATCTCGCGCAACGACCTGAGAGCCTGAGTGGCGCGGTATTCCTCAACCACTATGGGGAATCATTGGGTGAACGGGGAGTACGAAAGATTGTTGCGAAGTATGTGCGCGCTTCGGGTATTACGAAGCGCATTAGTCCGCATAGTCTGCGCCACACCTTTGCCACACAGAAAGCAGAGAAGGGTGTGAGCACCTACCAGCTTCAAGAATGGCTCGGACATTCCAACCTCAACACGACACAGATCTATGTCCACCTGTCCAAGCAGAGTGGCGGGAAGGTCATGGAGCAGACGAGTTTATGA
- a CDS encoding tetratricopeptide repeat protein, with translation MPKPNPKQRGALPDNGLDSQERGWFNELLIGASGNALGTWIALFIPTLLGILSAIFLRIGLPAILLGVAITVWLACAYIAFVSKQKALSILNRIQQRFHWKQTAFFSFFALPLIVAPSTGYYWCSQNRATTPASSLSCIVDTTNPNLRFILPIVFALIIVPVIYAIFKRTARSRGRAKYTWQYPRLRFWGISSLYICAVLILGVSATFVCNPTRKIKVLVANFEDPDEQKARVTDSVLSQLRTAFSRYDDVLIQPLGQKITEQEGSLVAQSEGNAEKADFVIWGWYGERAEDGTTPLSLNLEILCQIKCRPKLNKELQGAVRELKESDLKKASLRTRVTNEVTYATLFIVGSVRMEANDYDGAVDNFENAIRQTDESIPGIEQRTIYSYLGTAYWAAHKYDKSLETFQKMVKLVPNDEEGYRGMADAYFGMEQLDNAIIYYTQAISITPIAGDYSNLGEIYLAKEDYDTALTNYQKEVALSPDSATSYFDRGHGYYFKRDYKNAIRDYNKALELDAGTYKAYERLGDVYLDTREFDRAIENYTTAIECQSFAESDHAYYGRGLVYNAQGKYDYAISEFTKAISIRNDVHDYYRSRAFAYTKKGQENLALPDLNKAIQLDDYDDEAYIIRAQIFEKVGQRDNAIRDYEKVLEITNDNNIRNFANQHLTTLKSH, from the coding sequence ATGCCAAAACCCAATCCGAAGCAGAGAGGCGCGCTGCCAGATAATGGCCTAGACAGTCAAGAACGAGGATGGTTCAACGAACTTCTCATCGGTGCCTCTGGAAATGCCCTCGGTACTTGGATTGCACTTTTCATTCCCACCTTATTGGGTATCCTCTCTGCTATATTTCTTCGAATTGGTTTGCCTGCTATTCTGCTTGGGGTCGCTATCACCGTATGGCTGGCCTGTGCCTACATTGCATTTGTCTCAAAACAGAAAGCTCTGAGCATTCTAAATCGGATACAACAACGATTTCATTGGAAACAAACTGCGTTTTTTAGCTTCTTCGCTCTCCCTTTGATTGTAGCGCCTAGTACAGGCTATTATTGGTGTAGCCAGAACCGTGCAACTACACCAGCCTCTTCTTTGTCCTGTATCGTCGATACAACCAATCCAAATTTACGGTTCATTTTACCTATCGTATTTGCTCTCATAATTGTTCCTGTTATCTACGCAATTTTCAAAAGAACAGCTCGTAGTAGGGGGCGCGCAAAATACACATGGCAGTATCCAAGGCTACGTTTTTGGGGTATATCTAGCTTATATATTTGTGCTGTACTAATTCTAGGTGTATCGGCAACTTTTGTCTGTAATCCCACGCGAAAAATCAAAGTACTTGTTGCTAATTTTGAAGATCCTGATGAGCAGAAAGCTCGGGTGACTGATAGCGTTCTCTCTCAATTGCGCACGGCTTTTAGTAGGTACGATGATGTATTGATTCAGCCATTAGGCCAAAAGATTACAGAACAAGAAGGAAGCCTTGTTGCTCAGTCCGAAGGCAACGCAGAGAAAGCCGACTTTGTTATTTGGGGATGGTACGGCGAACGCGCTGAAGATGGTACTACACCATTAAGTTTAAATTTAGAGATTTTGTGTCAGATAAAATGTAGACCAAAATTAAATAAAGAACTACAGGGTGCTGTTCGCGAGCTCAAAGAAAGTGATTTGAAGAAAGCTTCCCTTCGAACAAGAGTAACGAATGAAGTAACTTATGCAACTCTGTTTATCGTTGGTTCGGTTCGAATGGAGGCAAATGACTATGACGGGGCGGTCGATAATTTTGAGAATGCTATCAGGCAAACAGATGAGTCAATCCCAGGAATTGAACAAAGAACCATATATTCTTATCTTGGAACTGCTTATTGGGCAGCTCATAAATATGACAAATCACTGGAAACCTTTCAGAAGATGGTGAAGTTAGTTCCAAATGACGAGGAGGGCTATCGGGGCATGGCTGATGCGTATTTTGGAATGGAACAATTAGACAATGCTATTATATATTACACTCAGGCTATATCTATCACCCCTATAGCGGGTGATTACAGTAACCTTGGTGAGATTTATTTGGCAAAAGAAGATTATGATACTGCACTGACAAACTATCAAAAAGAGGTTGCACTCAGTCCTGACTCTGCAACATCTTATTTCGATCGAGGGCATGGATATTATTTTAAACGAGATTATAAAAATGCTATAAGAGACTATAATAAAGCATTAGAGTTGGACGCTGGAACATATAAAGCATACGAACGTTTGGGTGATGTCTATCTTGATACGCGAGAATTTGACCGTGCAATCGAAAACTACACAACGGCAATTGAGTGTCAGTCATTTGCTGAGAGCGACCACGCCTACTATGGACGTGGTTTAGTCTATAACGCTCAAGGGAAATATGATTATGCGATTTCGGAATTTACCAAGGCGATATCGATTAGAAACGATGTTCATGATTATTATAGGAGTCGCGCATTTGCTTATACCAAGAAAGGTCAAGAAAATCTGGCATTGCCGGATTTGAATAAGGCAATTCAACTTGACGATTACGATGATGAGGCGTATATAATTCGCGCTCAGATATTCGAGAAAGTCGGTCAGCGGGATAATGCAATCAGGGACTATGAGAAGGTCTTGGAAATAACCAATGACAATAACATCAGGAATTTTGCGAACCAACATCTTACTACGTTGAAATCACATTAA
- a CDS encoding DNA double-strand break repair nuclease NurA translates to MAYTSKNGRRPMEMASKTNHSAIIRHPLVQEFLKECRIPEAADADAVELQAQPVAPPSENGIRIIIAIDGGYREVEVKKEYPSSSYTFFQFGGLLLETDDLQALHGQPFIDPEDMAKLRNMQRFPFVLPTKNIRYNNCNTLVDSVRWSVFNFFTKSVDGEKPFIQALRWFLFQEYDASITSRSWTLAHCPHCQARSVPITPAMGNVFPCPECTNTIYLTDVFRLHEVVDNELGAGEILGYLQAVLEQMLLVHLIKTVWELKKSMLSQILFVKDGPLAFFGQTANMHDRMRRLLNFLSNQPHPSGSGTTNYVNLAGVEKSGSFVEHAEVIRGSIPLGHALILDNDYIYRYITPGAGDENEAFGSTSYYGSKVIFKAEDGNIYVLTVPTPRPLLHPTAQDFSNFNLVLHTIAKLRCHMYDNALVPVALINKLVSLSDHPSSKILSAFAKSKTSYT, encoded by the coding sequence ATGGCTTATACGAGCAAAAATGGGCGCAGGCCAATGGAGATGGCGAGTAAAACAAACCACTCCGCAATAATCAGGCACCCCCTTGTTCAAGAGTTCCTTAAAGAATGCCGTATTCCAGAGGCGGCTGATGCTGACGCGGTCGAGCTTCAAGCTCAGCCTGTCGCCCCGCCCTCTGAAAACGGCATCCGAATTATCATAGCAATAGACGGCGGATATAGAGAGGTAGAGGTTAAGAAAGAATACCCTTCGAGTTCATACACCTTCTTTCAGTTTGGCGGACTGCTTCTTGAAACGGATGACTTACAGGCGCTTCACGGGCAACCATTTATTGACCCTGAAGACATGGCAAAACTACGCAATATGCAACGTTTCCCCTTTGTCTTACCAACAAAAAACATTCGCTATAACAACTGTAATACGTTGGTAGACTCAGTGCGCTGGTCGGTCTTTAACTTCTTCACAAAATCAGTCGATGGGGAAAAACCGTTTATCCAAGCGCTGCGCTGGTTCCTGTTTCAGGAATACGATGCCTCCATTACATCGCGCTCTTGGACGCTCGCGCACTGCCCCCATTGTCAGGCGCGTAGTGTGCCAATAACGCCGGCAATGGGGAACGTATTTCCCTGCCCAGAATGCACGAATACTATCTACCTGACTGATGTATTCCGGCTCCATGAGGTTGTCGATAACGAGTTAGGGGCTGGCGAAATTCTGGGGTATTTGCAAGCTGTCTTGGAGCAGATGCTGCTTGTCCACCTGATTAAAACAGTGTGGGAACTCAAGAAAAGCATGCTCTCTCAGATACTCTTTGTCAAAGATGGGCCGCTGGCTTTCTTTGGGCAGACTGCAAATATGCACGACCGGATGCGTCGTTTGCTGAACTTCCTTTCTAACCAGCCGCACCCGAGTGGGTCTGGCACGACAAACTATGTTAACCTTGCCGGCGTTGAAAAGAGCGGTTCCTTTGTCGAGCATGCTGAGGTCATTCGAGGGAGCATACCGCTTGGTCACGCGCTGATTTTGGACAATGACTATATATACAGATATATCACTCCGGGTGCTGGAGATGAAAACGAAGCCTTTGGTAGCACCTCATACTATGGCAGCAAAGTCATTTTCAAGGCTGAAGATGGCAATATCTATGTCCTTACTGTGCCGACACCGCGACCGCTGCTCCATCCAACGGCTCAGGATTTTAGCAACTTTAATCTCGTACTCCATACAATAGCAAAACTACGCTGTCATATGTATGATAATGCACTCGTGCCGGTGGCGCTTATCAATAAGCTTGTCTCGTTGTCTGACCATCCAAGCAGCAAGATTCTTAGTGCATTTGCAAAGTCCAAAACATCGTATACATAA